DNA sequence from the Tachysurus vachellii isolate PV-2020 chromosome 16, HZAU_Pvac_v1, whole genome shotgun sequence genome:
TTGACGAAGTCTCTCTCTTCAAAATGCGTTGAACAGAGAACTAAGTTAGAATGATCCTGTTGTGCCATTGTTCCAAAAATGAACTGAAGCCATTTCACCCTCAACTCTGGGTTCTTGGGCAACATGTGCATTGTTGAACTTCTATTCCTGCATAGagcacaagcccgttgacgttcagccatccttgctgtataggaaactcactgagctacacgaattctgggggcgcggtctcaagtgggagagctcatgaatagtaatgagctcaatcattacgacgtcagagtgaccagcttttccaactgacctgatttctccccttatttcttttaagtggctagaactgaccggggaggtagcagttcgttttcaaattcaaacacacatatggacctaacacatatcaaaaaatccatgtaaaaacggttttgtgtggaagggcacctttaatgaGGGAGAGTTTGTCAAAAAGTGTATGGTCAAAGTTTGCGACATCGTGTGCCCAGATAAAAGGCAAGAATCAATGTGATCAATGTGCAGATCAATGTACAGAGTAAATCAGAATGTAGAAAACTGAGTTTGAATGAACTGTTaatagtcgaaaagttggattttgattgaatgaaataattatttttggttgttttgttgttggttttgaaaaagatccacttcaaaaaggaacttaaaatgatacagtgagaggcatgatttattttatttatttaaataagaaattaacaacactgatgtgtcttttaattcaaatttaatttcttatgtgtttgtaatatcaagctctggttgttcaaAATCCTGtcttcaagcaaaactaaagtttgtttccatacgAAAAGGttaaacattacatatcagttgcagttaatttttcaagaaatattcagtttggcccatGACTTTATCTATAATGATGGCTCGTAAtgctgaggatccatttgcaagCTTTAATTTCAGACTCGCTGTACAACAGGCGATATCAGCAATAACAACAATAGGGATGAGGCAGTAATCGTAGTCGAAACAGGCAAAAGGTCAGGACAGGTGGAAAACAATCAAAGAGACAGGAGAACAGAACAGAGTAAACAACTGGGAAATACAGAACAGAGAACGCTCAGACTGATAGCCgtggcaaatcgagacttcgcaaagagttcaagttcaagatcgtttaacactagatttactgacttttttattttctggtgcgggTCCCGAGGTGTGATTCcacctgttgagattttcacagttcttcagccctgcttttgttgtgcaaacacccccatcacctgtgaggcctggctcatttgcatttgttcactcagagtagctagGATCCAAGGCaagccaaacctctgtgtgtgacatggaaaccttcagaaaggcctgccgtatctatacaaaatagtctgttttatttataaaaaattgtgtgctaaggtttgtcattgccatagtacatatgatatttatataacccttgtgcagacctggggtctatttgactcatctggaaagtttaatgtgtcataacttgggtttccttccacatatttgcctaaAATTTACCaagattgttccaaattatgaactttgcaagtaaaataaattttgtctatttttgttgaactatgtgttcgtaaaaaaaaaatactttccatgtcaagtcctcccgagtcaatttgacccggccacatttagtggggcaataggtcacacttttgcccttttcagcgcaatgaacatacatacagacacaaaaatgcacacataaaatgtccactaacacacacacccaaaacacacactcacacaccacacacacacacacacacacacacacacacacaaattggcattgcatttcattaggcctccagaaaaaaaaaagccacacatttgtaaatatttcacacttttgatatgcctttgcctagcagagggcaaaatatgatctacggAAATGAtgctatacatacacacacacacacacagtcaaacactgttcaaagaattgggcattgcatttcagttggcatCCAGACAGTacaaaagctatacatttgtaaacatttcacacacacgcgcacacgcgcacgtacacgcgcacacacacacacacacaaattgggcattgcatttcattaggccgacataaaaaaaaggctacacatttgtaaatatttcacacttttgatatgcctttgatatgatctaccgaaatgatgctacacacacacacacacacacacacacacatgttgtgttttcatattcaaatcatatttgttttctctctcttatttatgaatttagttgcttcagtcagctttgacctggggatgtttgacatacaccagccagtggttatccaaaataatatttaataatttctgcttattttacttaaaaacatggcataatttcatgaggtttattgtttataaattaaatataataaaaagcataagaggtgtaaaggaagttttattcacaataaattatgtttttgagtggtgtgtgtgtgtgtgtgtagcccgtttttgggtgatcagatggcatctgataggcaaaatagacataacaagtgtaacatgttcacaaatgtaagctgatcacacagaatggtgatcattgtagaacttttgatttataagcattgaagtcaatttgacctggaaaaaacaggttttattatttactgacattatttactgacaaaatggtcaaaatggtttcaaaacaatctcctggctttcaaAGAGACAATGCCCCGAGATAGATTCATTTCGATTATGCAACACCTTCTAACAGAAAAATTTGCTGCGGTCTCCGACATCTGAACACGcttcaacaagaactgtgctgagagtttcattccaggagaacacatgaccatagatgaacagctgttccctaCCAAGGTTCGTTGTCCATTCACATAGTATATTGCAACCAAGCCAGACAAATTTGGGATCAAGTTCTGGATGGCCACGGATTTGGAGACCAAATATGTCTGCAATGCATCTCCTTACTTGGGAAAGGACCCCAGTCGTCAGAAGGGAGAGAGGCTGGCAGAGAGCGTGGTCATGAATCTGATGGAGCCATTTTTGGATGATGGCACAAATGTCACGATGGtcaatttctttactttactgtaaCTGTCGCACAGACTGATGCAGCGCAAAACAATGCTACTGGGCAGGGTGAATAAAGTCTGCCGTGAACTTCCTCAACTTGCAAAAGACACTGCACAGCGAGAGGTATTCTCCACTTTAGTGCTTAGAAGTGGCAGTGTCTCCTTGACAATTTATgcacctaaaaaaaacaagactcagcagaaagaggaaaCCCAACACGATAACAGACTATAACCACATGaaggtatgtgaatgtgtgtatacttttacaccagtgctacaatgttttctgatgtgtACTATACAGGCCTATagaaaaaagcacatatactcataactctctctctgcttttacagtgtggtgtagacgTGTTGGACCAAATGGCACGGATGTATTCCGTAAGAGCAGCAACACGCAGGTGGCCAGTAGCGGTTTTTTACAATATGCTGGACCTGGCGGTGGTGAATGCCTACATTTTGTACAGGGCATGTACATAAGGCATGTACAGGGTGGACAGGCAAAAGAAGATTATTTCTGAGTCTTCTAGCTAAGGAACTTCGTTGCCGATTCATGCAGCAGGAAATATTGGCACAGAGGCAGGCTGCTgaagctgctgcagctgctgtgcCAGGGACTGCACAGACAACGCAGTGCCAGGTGCAAGAGAGCTGCAACAGGAATCGCAGCAGGTTTACCTGTGCAACATGTCAGAAATTCACCTGTGCCAAATGCAGGGACGATGGACACTGGGTGTGCAAACACTGTAAAgtttgaaacactttaaaataaaacagacttgtgtatccatatattgtgagtgtgtgtgtgtgcatgtgtgtgtggtgtgtgagtgtgtgttttgagtgcgtgtgttagtggacattttatgtgtgcatttttgtgtctgtatgtatgttcattgcgctgaaaagggcaaaagtgtgacctattgtcccactaaatgtggccgggtcaaattgactcgggaggacttgacatggaaagtatttattttacgaacacagttcaacgaaaatagacaaaattcattttacttgcaaagttcataatttggaacaatcttggtaaatttcaggcaaatatgtggaaggaaacccaagttatgacacattaaactttccagatgagtcaaatagaccccaggtctgcacaagggttatataaatatcatatgtactatggcaatgacaaaccttagcacacaattttttataaataaaacagactattttgtatagatacggcaggcctttctgaaggtttccatgtacacacagaggtttggcttgccttggatctgagctactctgagtgaacaaatgcaaatgagccaggcctcacaggtgatgggggtgtttgcacaacaaaagcaggagaacaatggAGCTGTAGGGGTTCTAAGAGGTATGAGGTCCAGGGATTTTACGCAAATTTGCGCAGCCTTAGTAAATCTAAAGGGTCGGGGAGATTTTGCAGTCTCTGCTGCCACAATAAAGCTTTACAGCCTTTACAGCAGCttcactttttgattttgctttcatGAACATAGTCTGCCGCAAAATCAGACTTTTTTTCATCTCCTCCGCCTTCTGGAGCTTCTTCCAGGTCCTTATACTTCTCATAATGTTTCGTTTCATATtgtcttatgttatattctttcgttacagacacgttagctccgcacacaggacaaacaggtctgtcctttatattcgtgaacagataatctgcctcccacttttcttgaaagctcctattgtccatctttcgtttggccatttttgtggagggtggagttaacttgcccgatgtgactgtagcatggttgttaacgactgtcaactaGTGATGGccggttcgtgaacgaatcgttcttttgaaccggttctttttagtgaactggatgaaccggttcaccaaatcggactgattcgttctaaacagttcgcgtcttgagtcagcgctgatccacaagttactaaagttactcactttcggtcatgactGACATTcggtccgactctaaataaactaatatcccgtagtatatgtaactcctgtacactaaactgagacatgttgtgctgagagaactgtgagctcgagctgttgatacttcgcatgcttgaatcactgaaccgatacaacgaatcatcagtacaatgaactgagaactgtttttttcggacgcgtccgagaaccgatgagctgttgatactgcgcatgcttgaatcactgaaccgatacagcgaatcatcagtacactgaactgagaactgtttctttcggacgcgtccgacatactgagaaccgattagctgttgatactgcgcatgcgtgaacctTCAAAGGAAATTATACATATTGGGATATGCATTTGTCTATTGTGTAGCctattttttttgattggctgataagtggcgggagagcgtgacaaaagaccgacatgagtgacactctcaatgcgtgacacttgagagctCTGAGGTCCATTAAGACATTAAGGTTATGAAGAGATAAGGTGGACTaaagtttcttgttttggtcagcatcatcatcactacTTAATCCGAGCCTCCAATACCGGAAGCAGAAATCAGACTCCTTTAGATCTCTGTTGATGGACTTTTCGACCTCCATAAACGCGCCCGTCAAGTCTGCCGAGGGCGGAAGGCGTCCTGCGGCACAAATTATAACACCCTACATAGTGCACCTATAAAGGGAGGCTTATTTTCGCTGACGTCACATAGCCACATCACCAACCCGGAAGTGAGACCTGAGCTTTACAGCAACTGACCAAGTGAGtatcaaaacaacacaaaacaaaagacagactTTATGAAAaattacacagagagagagagagagagagaaagaaagaaagagagtgagagagagagagtgagagagagagagagagagatagagagagagaaagtgagagagagagagagaaagaaagagagagatagatatatagagagagaaaaagagagagaagcaattataaaaaaaaacctgactttgtgtttatttatgtttacattaagtAAGTTTCTTAAAGCTGCAGTGATTGTAATATTGTAACTCCACCAGTCTGAGTGTAATTATGTGTCATTCAGATACTAaacctgtctttctttctgtaagcTGAGGCTCCACTCAGCAGATCTGTTACCTTTTATATCCATATCTTGTTTAAACACCAGAAATGTAGAAAACAGCATCTAAATTACTGAGTTAATGAAACAGGATGattaatgaaggaatgaataaatGCCTCTTGGTTATATGTCAAAACTATGATTGTATAAGTGTTGTTCGGTTTGTATaagttaaaattaaataacaaaaaaagttaTCTGAACAGGTAGAACTGGACAGTTATGCTTAGTTATGCCTAATGAAGGTTCAATAGAGATGACATTCTGCAAGGAAACAGAAGTACTTTATATTTCATGGGGTTTATTGTACActtagtgttaaaaaaaatatctttgaaTATCTGTGATGCTGTAACGAAGGTAAAAAACActcataaccacacacacacacacacacactctttctctctcacacacagacatacaaatacactcacacacacacactcatagaggCCCATCGGTGGGGGGGGTTAAACTGGAggattatgtactgtataagttTGACCTTTAATATTCAGTACAATATGCTTGTGCAGGTAATAACCAGGTTGGACAAGTCTTTTGTGAACACGACTTTATAGGGAATGTTAAAATAAgacattaatataatttaaaaggATAGAACAAGAGCAATAATAAAAAGGTGTtgtaagaaacaaaaaatatatgaaaataaaatgatgagggtgagaagatcttaatgaagaagtttattccagcatagcagtgacaaaatacatgaagtacttcgTGTTCATTGGAGTCGagaagaacacaggacaaaCCATGCTCAAgctttttatactgttttacaTCTTTGTGGTTTAAATAGGGTTTccttttaaatgtgtattgagcgtaaGAACTAAGTGTCTTTTATGACCTTGTTGTCTAGccggatgtctttaaatgttcatcATCGTCATGTataccttggcttggtattgttacaattgttatcacacaaatggtcactttaaatgttaatcacggtcACGTAAACCCTTTGTTAGTGGCGGTCcctgatgtcctgctgccgctccCATACTAACGGTTTAatcaagtttattcatttagagttctAAACGCATTAaattatgatacttaaacctttttaggaattaGCTCTTTCCaatgtgtatcttggagtggaatctgggtcTATACAAGCTGTAATtttttacagtatgtatgtcAACCATCTTCTTTGAACAATCAGAAATATACATTTAGCTTTTATAAGCAGgaaacagcattttattttgccCAGGGAAGATATGTGTATAGTTGTGGTTAGAACAGTGTAATCATGGCAGGTGTAAAGTCTGGATGCAGCCTTACAGGCTaagcaacctttttttttttttttttttaacaccttcATCCTCTAGAGCATTATGCCCTGTAGCTGACTGATCACTAATCCTAACAGCCATGCTCAAACATCTAGTGGAGAATTGTAATAGGATGTTCAGTACACTGGGGCTcacatacttttgaccataCAGTGTATTATCCATGCATCTTGAGTCTTGTGATCTGTGCTGGTGTAAATAATGTCGGTGGTTGTGAGGACATTGGAGGTATTGTTTAGCAGCAGTGACTAAAGACTATGActaagtttattatttatttggattTCTTTAGCCATGGCACAGTTTGAGAAAGTATCCCAGAAATCTGCTTGCCATCCCAAACCAAACGGACTGACTTTGCAGTACGGTACAGCAGGGTTTCGCACCACTGCAAATCATTTGGATCACGTGATGTTCCGCATGGGTTTGTTGGCCACGCTGAGGTCCAAAAAAACCAAGTCCACCATTGGTGTCATGGTCACTGCCTCTCACAATCCAGAGGTGGGTAGTGTTACACAAACAGCAAAGTTTCTCTTTCTGAAAAGTTATACATGTTcgtattatacatatatatatatatagatagatagatatagatatatagatatatagatgaCTGTAGACACATTTCCCTGTATTTCTTGCATGTTCTGCTTCTCAGGAGGACAACGGTGTGAAGCTGATTGACCCAATGGGGGAGATGGTGACTCCAGCTTGGGAAGGCTATGCCACTGTGCTGGCTAATGCAGATCAGGAAGATTTGTGCAGTGTACTTGGTGATATCATTGGGAAAGAATCCATCGACATGAGCGAGGCCGCAAACGTCGTCACTGGCCGTGACACTAGGTATCTAACACGTAACACGTTCACtctgtacagtatttattattctttttcttaGCAGATTAATAGTTTACAAACTGAACGGATATACGTTCTGCCACTCAGGCCAAGCAGCGAGAACCTGTCCCGGGCCGTGTTGGATGGGGTTTCCTGTTTACAAGGCCATAGTCATGGTGTGCTTTCAAATAAGTacattttgcttttctttaaacagatcaGTGTGGTTCTAAAAACCATTTTTAATTTAGAATTTAATTGTCACATTCACAACGGTACACAGTAAGATTACAGATGAGTAACAACATGCTTTATCGACTGTCTGCGGcatgaaaatagaataaataaataattttttttaaataaaataacaaaagaattACCTATACAACTCCCATTCATTTGATgggtttttaaatgtatttatattttcactttttcacgtctgtgtgtcaatgtgtgtgtgtatttaagacTACGGCCTGGTGACCACACCTCAGCTGCATTACATGGTTCTATGTCGCAACACCAATGGCCGCTACGGTACCGCTACAATACAAGGATATTATGAGAAACTCTCCAAGGCTTTCATTGAGCTCACAAAGAATGTAAGATTTCAAACGTTCATAATCGAAAATTGGAGTGTATTTGCAAGGATTTGTTGAAGACTTCCTCGATATTTGACACTCAGAGATTTATTAGTTTGGCATAATGCACTTTAAGCATAAAGCTGTTCCTGAACCTGACCGTGATACTGACAAATGTAAGCTAGCTGTAGCTGTTGGagtaaatgcaaacaaaatgcATGATAAAGTCTAAATTCAGCCAAGTTTATCTAGACTGACACACACCATCTCATGCCTGCTCTCGTCTCCCAGGCCCCGAAACGCACGGATGACCAGAAGAGGCTGCTGGTGGATGGGGCCAATGGGATCGGAGCATTAAAGATACGAGAAATAGAGGTGTTTCTCAAGTCCGAGCTGCTGGTGGAGCTCTTTAATGACGGCAGCAGCGGCAGACTTAACTATCTGTGTGGAGCTGATTATGTGAAAGTTCAGCAGAAACCTCCACAAGGTATGTGACGGTGTTTAGTATTGTTTCCCTACTGGCTCAAGTAATGACcaaaacactcagacacaggaATTACAAAGTAGTTACAGCTGCTGAATGGAAGAATTTTACCTTCTGCTTGAGGAGGAATATTTCATGACCGGAAAAGCAAAACCTATCCAAATATTGTACATAATGAATACTAATGCTATTAACATGGGTGTTTAACACCGTGCCTGTGCAAACACCTCCCTCTGTTAAGTAGCAGACTCCTCTTACTGGTTGCATAAATCATCTCACCAAATTAGAGaacaaatgaaatgataaattcttaaaattctaaattctaataCTAAATATGGAACTACTTCTGAAATTTGGGCACAGCAATTCATCCTCATAGCTTCACTCAATAcatgaatgtttatatatatatatatatatatatatatatatatatatatatatatatatatatatatatatatatatatacacactctcactgtctctctctctgtctctcgctgtttctctctctctctgtgtctctctctctgtctctcactctctctcactctctcactgtctctctctctgtctctctctctgtttctctctctgtctctcgctgtttctctctctctctgtgtctctctctctgtctctcactctctctcattgtctctctctctgtctctctctgtctctctctctgtttctctctctgtctctcgctgtttctctctctctctgtgtctctctctctgtctctcactctctctcactgtctctctctctgtctctcgctgtttctctctctctctgtgtctctctctctgtctctcactctctctcactctctcactgtctctctctctgtctctctctctgtttctctctctgtctctcgctgtttctctctctctctgtgtctctctctctgtctctcactctctctcattgtctctctctctgtctctctctgtctctctctctgtttctctctctgtctctcgctgtttctctctctctctgtgtctctctcactctctctcactgtctctctctctgtctctctcgctgtttctctctctctctgtgtctctctctctgtctctcactctctctcactctctctcactgtctctctctctgtctctcgctgtttctctctctctctctctgtgtctctctctctgtctctcactctctcactgtctctctctctgtctctctcgctgtttctctctctctgtgtctctctctctgtctctcactctctctcactgtctctctctctgtctctcactgtctctctctctctctctctctctctctctctctctctctctctctctctctcactgtctcactctctctcactgtctcactctctctcactgtctctctctctctctctctctctctctctctctctctctctctctctctctctctctctaggtatGGATATGACGGCGGGTCAGCGCTGCTGCTCCTTTGACGGTGATGCTGATCGCATCGTTTACTATTACAAGGACTCTGCTGGACACTTCCATCTTTTGGACGGAGATAAAATTGCTACTCTCATTAGCACATACCTCAAGGAGCTTTTGACACAGGTAGAAACCACACACACGGTCATACATCCTGTACGAAACTTCCAAACCGCTCTTAATCACATGAACTGAGATATCAGGAAGGGACAGTTGTACGCATAACTACAGTGTATTTACGTACATTGTCTCTGGATGCTGTGTCACTATAACACGCTCCCTAAGTTCTGTTTCAGTGACTAGGCAGGTCTGTTAACTATCAACCCTAACATGTCAAATCTTTATCCTGACTTGTgatcattgtgtgtttgtttgtataggCAGGGCTGAATCTGCAGGTTGCTGTGGTTCAGACAGCGTATGCCAATGGAAGCTCTACACAGTACCTTGAAAACGTCATGAAGGTGTTTTATCGCATTATTTGACATGATATTTCTAAACAGTAATGTTGTAATCTGTTCCTTCAGGATTTCATGggttttttgctttgtttgtgtgtaaaactaCTTGAATCGGTCAAATCCCaaacacaggattcttcttttaaactgctAACAGTGAAGTCGCTGAAAATCAAAACCGCTGAAAATCTGCCGTAAATCTTGGTGTTCACCTAATATTGTGGAGTCTTCTTGATTTGTGCATTGATTTATACAACTGTGAAATTCTGAAGCAAGGActgtattagtattagtattattacagTGTAATTTGTTGCTACTACAAGTCTTTTGCCTTTTAATCTTCGCTCTCAGGTTTCAGTGTGCTGCACGAAGACAGGAGTGAAGCATCTCCATCACGCCGCTCAGGAATTCGACGTCGGAGTTTATTTTGAAGCCAACGGCCATGGAACGGTGAGCGTAGAAACACAATGCCTACAACAATTGCTGTTCTTGATAAGAAGATTTTGAGGAGAGAGAAAGCTTAACG
Encoded proteins:
- the pgm3 gene encoding LOW QUALITY PROTEIN: phosphoacetylglucosamine mutase (The sequence of the model RefSeq protein was modified relative to this genomic sequence to represent the inferred CDS: deleted 2 bases in 1 codon), which codes for MAQFEKVSQKSACHPKPNGLTLQYGTAGFRTTANHLDHVMFRMGLLATLRSKKTKSTIGVMVTASHNPEEDNGVKLIDPMGEMVTPAWEGYATVLANADQEDLCSVLGDIIGKESIDMSEAANVVTGRDTRPSSENLSRAVLDGVSCLQGHSHDYGLVTTPQLHYMVLCRNTNGRYGTATIQGYYEKLSKAFIELTKNAPKRTDDQKRLLVDGANGIGALKIREIEVFLKSELLVELFNDGSSGRLNYLCGADYVKVQQKPPQGMDMTAGQRCCSFDGDADRIVYYYKDSAGHFHLLDGDKIATLISTYLKELLTQAGLNLQVAVVQTAYANGSSTQYLENVMKVSVCCTKTGVKHLHHAAQEFDVGVYFEANGHGTVLFSKKAEEKIQQLAKDPNASDEQKHAAKLLENTVNLINQATGDAISDMLLIEAVLAIRGITVQDWDAIYSDLPNRQLKVKVADRRVIDTTDAERKAVTPAGLQESIDALVKKYKQARAFVRPSGTEDVVRVYAEADTQESVDGLAHQVSLAVYRLAGGVGEEPKPLK